In a genomic window of Gloeocapsopsis dulcis:
- a CDS encoding phycobiliprotein lyase, with the protein MDIQEFFEQSAGKWFSHRTSHHLAFKQSESGKSDIVIETLANDHPEVIKLCEQYEVDPTLASCGARVSWNGTMEWDEEKHVGSTVLVSVPDSENPQEGKLLREIGYAEKVPVAGRYIMGSDGALTLITEYETMSSEERLWFASPNLRMRVSVLKRFGGFSMASFTSEIRMGGATSAATQETETSSAST; encoded by the coding sequence ATGGATATTCAAGAATTTTTTGAGCAAAGTGCTGGTAAATGGTTTTCACATCGCACAAGTCATCACTTAGCTTTTAAACAATCTGAGTCGGGAAAATCTGACATTGTCATTGAAACACTAGCAAACGATCACCCAGAAGTCATTAAACTTTGCGAACAGTATGAGGTCGATCCAACACTAGCTAGTTGTGGTGCGCGTGTTAGCTGGAATGGCACGATGGAATGGGATGAAGAGAAGCACGTAGGTTCTACCGTTTTAGTTTCAGTTCCCGATTCTGAAAATCCGCAAGAGGGTAAGCTACTCCGCGAGATTGGTTACGCCGAGAAAGTGCCCGTTGCCGGACGTTATATAATGGGTAGCGATGGCGCATTGACCTTAATTACAGAATACGAAACGATGTCTTCTGAGGAACGCTTGTGGTTCGCGAGTCCCAATTTACGGATGCGAGTTAGTGTCTTGAAGCGCTTTGGTGGCTTTAGTATGGCTTCGTTTACATCAGAGATTCGGATGGGAGGCGCGACTTCTGCAGCAACTCAAGAAACTGAAACATCTAGTGCATCGACTTAA
- a CDS encoding proton extrusion protein PcxA produces MKRSIPQQVYSFLVKAQQWYLDTPERSLEEAYKAALLIKAMEDEHFNGQKIAPGASYGGSAIAYFQSELQKHLKTIRMRLTEFKASRSWINPDYQNITKITKSDGTVTGKDSFAIQKRDNQSRILEKLRFIDDILAKYDPEATVDSVVVTESPSVSSDLARSEQIAPNGVVKNVSPAKKTKTKAETTSVLPRSILSTINRLKVELDPRAEDEVVNKFRNSQRRTFVSIRLILLLIIVPFLTQQLSKNLIISPIVDHFRNSQEVVIFLNSEMEERALIEMQRFEEQLKFRNLLNEEMQLSPLQIEQQMHEKVRDLVENFRQESSNAVKNVFADLLSVGAFTWLIVTSRKELEVLKEFMDNVVYGLSDSAKAFIIILFTDIFVGFHSTHGWEVLLGTASRHFGLPENRDFIFLFIATFPVILDAVFKYWIFRYLNRISPSAVATYRNMNE; encoded by the coding sequence ATGAAAAGGTCTATTCCCCAACAAGTTTACTCGTTCTTAGTGAAAGCACAGCAGTGGTATTTAGATACGCCAGAGCGTTCTTTAGAAGAAGCATATAAAGCAGCCTTATTAATTAAGGCTATGGAAGATGAACACTTTAATGGTCAAAAGATAGCACCAGGTGCAAGTTATGGCGGTAGTGCGATCGCCTATTTTCAATCAGAACTTCAAAAACATTTAAAAACTATCCGAATGCGACTTACAGAGTTTAAGGCAAGTCGTTCTTGGATAAATCCTGATTATCAAAATATTACTAAAATTACTAAAAGCGATGGCACAGTTACTGGTAAAGACTCCTTTGCAATTCAAAAAAGGGATAATCAATCGCGGATTTTAGAGAAACTGAGGTTTATTGATGATATTCTAGCTAAGTACGATCCAGAGGCGACTGTTGATTCTGTTGTAGTTACTGAATCTCCCAGTGTTTCTTCTGACTTAGCACGCTCAGAACAGATTGCACCTAACGGTGTTGTTAAGAACGTTAGCCCTGCTAAGAAAACAAAAACCAAGGCTGAAACAACAAGTGTCTTACCACGGTCTATTCTTAGTACTATTAATCGCCTTAAAGTTGAATTAGACCCCCGCGCCGAAGATGAAGTTGTCAATAAATTTCGCAATTCACAAAGGCGAACATTTGTTTCTATTAGATTGATTCTTTTATTAATTATAGTACCTTTTCTGACCCAACAATTATCAAAAAATTTGATTATTAGTCCAATTGTCGATCACTTTCGTAACTCACAAGAAGTCGTTATCTTTCTTAATTCTGAGATGGAAGAAAGAGCCTTAATTGAAATGCAAAGGTTTGAAGAACAACTTAAATTTAGAAATCTCTTGAATGAAGAAATGCAACTGTCTCCTCTCCAAATTGAGCAACAAATGCATGAGAAAGTGAGAGACCTAGTTGAGAACTTTCGGCAAGAAAGTTCCAATGCAGTCAAAAATGTATTTGCTGATTTATTATCTGTAGGAGCATTTACGTGGTTAATTGTCACAAGTAGAAAAGAGCTAGAAGTCCTCAAAGAATTTATGGATAATGTTGTTTATGGATTGAGTGATAGTGCTAAGGCATTTATTATTATTCTATTTACAGACATCTTTGTCGGATTTCACTCAACACACGGTTGGGAAGTTTTATTAGGAACTGCATCGCGTCATTTTGGTTTACCTGAAAATAGAGATTTTATTTTCTTATTTATTGCAACATTTCCAGTCATTTTGGATGCTGTGTTTAAGTACTGGATTTTCCGTTACTTGAATCGGATTTCACCATCAGCCGTTGCAACATATCGTAATATGAATGAGTAG
- a CDS encoding nucleotidyltransferase domain-containing protein has translation MNDLHIELINQLFSAADQINMPLWLQGGWAIDAKLNRITREHEDIDIVYPSDRSTDFLALLYSLGGVIAEETTYGFLAQMQGILLDCEPCIRVGDGYELEGLPGGTCPTETTGSLGGKLLRCTSWEAILWDYFYYIEEVPQSEWRPKDFSGFALAKESFGETKTQDLHEQFKRQYTVES, from the coding sequence ATGAATGATCTCCACATTGAGTTGATCAATCAGCTATTTTCGGCAGCAGACCAGATCAATATGCCTCTGTGGTTGCAGGGCGGTTGGGCGATCGACGCAAAATTAAATCGCATCACACGCGAACATGAAGATATTGATATTGTTTATCCGAGCGATCGCAGTACAGATTTTCTGGCATTGCTGTACTCTCTGGGTGGTGTGATTGCTGAAGAAACTACTTATGGCTTTCTAGCACAGATGCAGGGAATTCTCCTAGACTGTGAACCGTGCATTCGTGTTGGAGATGGCTACGAGCTAGAAGGCTTACCTGGGGGAACCTGCCCAACAGAAACCACAGGAAGTCTTGGTGGTAAGTTGCTTCGTTGCACAAGTTGGGAAGCCATCCTTTGGGATTATTTTTACTACATCGAAGAGGTCCCACAGAGTGAGTGGCGACCAAAAGACTTTTCTGGTTTTGCGCTTGCTAAAGAGTCATTTGGTGAAACTAAAACACAAGACTTACATGAACAGTTCAAACGACAGTACACAGTTGAATCATGA
- a CDS encoding SDR family oxidoreductase — protein sequence MQPLKNKVAIVAGGTRGAGRGIATELGAAGATVYVTGRSTRTQRSDYDRPETIEETAELVTQAGGQGIAVQVDHLDPEQVRSLVARVEREQGQLDILINDIGAEHFAEFDKPIWEVDLERGLRLLRLAIDTHLITSHFALPLLIQKPGGLVVELTDGTADYNNRHYRQALMYDLAKTSIIRMAWALAQELQPHHCTTVCLTPGWLRSEMMLDSFGVSEANWQDATVKEPHFIISETPHYVGRAVAHLAGDPEVARWNGQSLSSGQLAKIYGFTDLDGSQPDAWRYIQEVTEMGKPADATGYR from the coding sequence ATGCAACCATTGAAGAATAAGGTCGCGATCGTTGCTGGAGGCACTCGCGGCGCGGGGCGGGGTATTGCAACAGAACTCGGTGCAGCCGGAGCGACCGTTTACGTTACAGGACGAAGCACCCGTACACAACGATCCGACTACGATCGCCCAGAAACTATTGAAGAAACCGCAGAATTGGTGACTCAGGCAGGTGGACAGGGGATTGCAGTTCAAGTGGATCATTTAGACCCAGAACAGGTGCGATCGCTTGTAGCTCGCGTTGAACGGGAGCAAGGACAGTTAGATATTTTGATCAATGATATTGGCGCAGAACATTTCGCGGAGTTTGACAAGCCCATTTGGGAGGTTGATTTGGAGCGGGGGCTACGCTTGTTACGCTTGGCGATCGATACTCATCTCATCACCAGTCACTTTGCCCTGCCACTGCTGATCCAAAAGCCTGGAGGATTAGTCGTTGAACTCACCGATGGAACGGCGGATTACAACAATCGGCACTATCGGCAAGCCTTGATGTATGACCTCGCGAAGACTTCCATTATTCGGATGGCGTGGGCACTGGCGCAGGAGCTTCAACCCCATCATTGCACGACAGTGTGCCTTACTCCAGGTTGGTTGCGGTCAGAAATGATGCTGGATAGTTTTGGTGTGAGTGAAGCCAATTGGCAAGATGCCACTGTCAAGGAACCCCACTTTATCATTTCCGAAACACCCCATTATGTTGGGCGTGCCGTTGCCCATCTTGCTGGCGATCCAGAGGTAGCTCGTTGGAATGGTCAGTCTCTTTCCAGTGGTCAACTCGCAAAGATCTACGGTTTTACAGATCTGGATGGTTCTCAGCCGGATGCTTGGCGTTACATTCAGGAGGTGACTGAGATGGGTAAACCCGCTGATGCGACTGGATACAGATGA
- a CDS encoding helix-turn-helix transcriptional regulator, with protein MRADRLLSLLMLLQVHSRLTTRELAERLEVSERTIHRDMDALSSAGVPVVAERGKGGGWVLLEQYQTTLTGLNLAEIQALFLPKSAHLLADLGWSKAFEAALLKLLVALPAANRQQAEMVSQRIHVDPTGWQHWDEEMAAFPVLQAAIWQERQVFLSYVRGNGTRVERLVNPLGLVAKGSIWYLVSLVEEEVRSYRISRVQNAVLMDSHCVRPVEFNLADYWQRSMVEFKANLPYYGVTVRVAPEAMPWLRYAGYFARIEQMIDAPDADGWVLVSLRFDVEKAACAYVLGFGAQMEVIEPLELRDRILQAAKETIALYTGR; from the coding sequence ATGCGTGCTGATCGGCTCCTCTCCCTCCTGATGTTGTTGCAGGTTCATTCTCGGTTAACCACACGAGAACTGGCAGAGCGACTGGAAGTGTCTGAGCGCACCATTCATCGGGATATGGATGCCCTCAGCAGTGCGGGTGTTCCGGTGGTGGCAGAACGCGGCAAGGGTGGTGGTTGGGTTTTGCTGGAGCAGTATCAAACCACACTGACCGGACTCAACCTAGCAGAGATTCAGGCGCTATTTTTGCCAAAATCGGCTCATCTGTTAGCGGATTTAGGCTGGAGTAAGGCGTTTGAAGCCGCCTTACTCAAACTTCTGGTAGCGTTACCCGCCGCGAATCGTCAGCAGGCAGAAATGGTGAGCCAGCGCATTCACGTTGACCCAACCGGATGGCAGCACTGGGACGAAGAGATGGCAGCATTTCCGGTTCTGCAAGCAGCGATTTGGCAGGAGCGGCAAGTTTTCTTGAGTTATGTACGTGGGAATGGTACGCGGGTTGAACGGCTGGTCAATCCTCTGGGATTGGTTGCCAAAGGCAGTATCTGGTACCTGGTATCATTAGTGGAGGAAGAGGTGCGTTCTTACCGCATTTCACGAGTGCAGAATGCAGTGCTGATGGATTCTCATTGTGTTCGTCCAGTTGAATTTAACCTAGCTGACTATTGGCAGCGATCAATGGTGGAGTTTAAAGCGAATCTCCCTTACTATGGCGTAACGGTGCGGGTCGCTCCAGAGGCAATGCCCTGGTTACGCTATGCTGGGTACTTTGCTCGCATCGAACAGATGATTGATGCACCCGATGCCGATGGCTGGGTTCTTGTCTCGTTGCGGTTTGATGTTGAGAAAGCGGCTTGTGCTTACGTGTTGGGGTTTGGCGCACAGATGGAGGTCATTGAACCATTAGAGTTACGCGATCGCATTTTGCAAGCGGCAAAGGAGACGATCGCACTTTATACCGGACGTTGA
- a CDS encoding DoxX family protein: MAVLIVLLATFALSVLIKRIRSQPVNYRACGRIALSAMFLFAGISHFWLADGMVKMLPEFLPFRYEIIYFTGLIEIAFALGFLLPQYLRLTGILAIAFLIAIFPSNIYAAVNAVDFGGNGAGPAYLLFRTPMQVFLIGWVWISSVKEVNNSKKSI; the protein is encoded by the coding sequence ATGGCTGTATTAATTGTGTTGCTAGCAACCTTTGCGCTTTCTGTTCTAATCAAGCGTATCCGTTCACAACCAGTAAACTATCGAGCTTGTGGTCGGATTGCGCTCTCAGCTATGTTTCTTTTTGCGGGCATCAGCCACTTTTGGTTGGCTGACGGTATGGTCAAAATGCTGCCAGAATTTCTCCCCTTTCGCTATGAGATCATTTATTTTACAGGCTTAATTGAAATTGCCTTTGCGCTGGGGTTCCTTCTGCCTCAATACCTTCGACTGACTGGAATTCTGGCGATCGCCTTTCTGATTGCGATTTTTCCCTCCAATATTTACGCTGCCGTAAATGCTGTAGATTTCGGGGGTAATGGTGCAGGACCCGCTTATTTACTGTTCCGCACGCCGATGCAAGTATTTCTGATTGGATGGGTTTGGATTTCGTCTGTTAAGGAAGTGAATAATAGCAAGAAATCTATCTAA
- a CDS encoding alpha/beta fold hydrolase, with protein MKGIQSVTLYPRFQEYFRIAVWGKNDPFFLPQGAEAYKRDNPTVEINFYNTGHFALETHVQEIAVAISNFLDRSAED; from the coding sequence GTGAAGGGAATACAAAGTGTTACCCTCTATCCAAGGTTCCAGGAATACTTTCGCATTGCTGTTTGGGGCAAGAACGATCCATTCTTTCTGCCGCAAGGTGCTGAAGCCTACAAGCGCGACAATCCAACAGTTGAGATCAACTTTTACAACACAGGTCACTTTGCACTTGAAACTCATGTCCAGGAAATTGCTGTAGCAATCAGCAACTTTCTTGATCGCTCTGCTGAAGACTAA
- a CDS encoding AbrB/MazE/SpoVT family DNA-binding domain-containing protein, with the protein MADPTHTEVRLSEQGRLVIPAALRKSLGFEPGDTLIARLEDGRLVLEKRETVQRRLKGRFSHVKKYTSLADGLSAQRREEAKREMSE; encoded by the coding sequence ATGGCTGATCCTACTCATACTGAGGTTCGACTGAGTGAGCAAGGGCGATTGGTGATTCCTGCGGCTCTGCGGAAATCCCTTGGCTTTGAACCTGGTGATACGTTGATTGCTCGGCTTGAAGATGGGCGGCTCGTACTGGAAAAACGGGAAACTGTCCAACGCCGACTCAAGGGTCGTTTTTCCCATGTAAAAAAATACACCAGCCTTGCGGATGGATTGAGCGCACAACGACGGGAA